Proteins from a single region of Halogeometricum borinquense DSM 11551:
- a CDS encoding HalOD1 output domain-containing protein yields MATRHRSVHETKGRTKERLIHWHDFETPEPVSEAVIEAVSELKACDKNDLPPLSDRINRSALNSLFGGEGPQQPKINRGELTFTYDGVRVTVDAIGMIRVVGTDA; encoded by the coding sequence ATGGCAACCAGGCACCGAAGCGTGCATGAGACCAAAGGTAGGACGAAAGAACGTCTCATCCATTGGCACGACTTCGAAACCCCCGAACCTGTCAGCGAAGCCGTTATTGAAGCAGTGAGTGAACTAAAAGCATGCGACAAAAACGATCTCCCACCACTCTCAGATCGAATCAATCGGAGCGCTCTCAACTCGCTTTTCGGTGGGGAGGGACCGCAGCAACCAAAAATCAACCGCGGAGAACTAACCTTCACGTACGACGGTGTACGCGTGACGGTTGATGCCATCGGAATGATTCGCGTCGTTGGGACCGACGCGTAA
- a CDS encoding archaea-specific SMC-related protein, whose product MAETQRDTTAQVDVENIGGIEDADVQFQQGITVLTGRNATNRTSFLRSIAAGLGSDDVSLKSDADSGHVELKIDGESYTRSLTQKRGTVTFDGDPYLEDSTIADLFAFLLGSNEARRAVVAGADLREILMRPVDTVAIESEIQSLKSERDQIDSEIKQLSSVEDEIHTLEQRRNSIKETIEELADKRDELTAEIEAEDRSLSEQTENKAELDEILEKLQSARSDLKSVRFRLESERESIESLRDERTETSDELDALSETDYETKQIESQIEQTRGRIDELNRTITDLQTIIEYNSDVLAGKSDVVADALDEDAAGSVTDQLVDSTITCWTCGTNVEQSQVEETTDRLRSLRDEHRERREELRNRLEELDSELREVNEQERRQEELTNRLSRLEDEIEERTATVEELQDERDELQEQVESLESEADELRDQTQTELIERHKQRNEYEFKLDQKRDELEDITAELAEKQDELERREELKQRREQVKEQLAETRSRIESIETNAIEAFNEEMETVLNLLDYENIDRVWIERKNIGSGKSNRNSQSAFELHIVRTNESGAVYEDTIDNLSESEREVIGLVFALAGYLVHEVHDTVPFMLLDSVEAIDSERISELVEYFSQFPDYLVVALLPEDAEALDEQHQYVEW is encoded by the coding sequence ATGGCAGAAACTCAACGTGACACAACGGCACAGGTGGATGTAGAGAACATTGGGGGAATCGAGGATGCGGACGTTCAGTTCCAACAGGGAATTACGGTGCTAACCGGGCGGAACGCGACGAACCGGACCTCGTTTCTCAGAAGTATTGCCGCGGGACTCGGAAGCGACGACGTTAGTCTGAAGAGCGATGCAGACAGCGGTCACGTCGAACTCAAAATCGACGGCGAGAGCTATACGCGGTCGCTCACTCAAAAAAGGGGTACGGTCACGTTCGACGGAGACCCGTACCTCGAAGACTCGACTATCGCCGACCTGTTTGCATTCTTGCTCGGGTCTAACGAAGCGCGCCGTGCCGTCGTCGCTGGAGCGGACCTCCGAGAGATTCTGATGCGGCCGGTGGACACGGTCGCCATCGAATCAGAGATTCAGTCTCTCAAATCGGAGCGCGATCAAATCGACAGCGAGATCAAGCAGCTTTCGTCGGTCGAAGACGAGATACACACTCTGGAGCAGCGACGGAACTCGATCAAAGAGACGATCGAAGAGTTAGCGGACAAACGGGACGAACTGACCGCAGAAATCGAGGCTGAGGACCGGTCGCTCAGCGAACAGACGGAGAACAAAGCGGAACTTGATGAAATCCTCGAAAAGCTCCAGTCCGCTCGTTCGGATCTCAAATCCGTCCGGTTCAGACTCGAGTCCGAACGCGAAAGCATCGAATCGCTTCGAGACGAACGAACGGAAACCTCGGACGAACTCGACGCGCTCTCAGAGACGGACTACGAGACGAAACAAATCGAATCTCAAATCGAGCAGACGCGTGGGCGGATAGACGAGTTGAATCGGACGATCACGGATCTGCAAACCATCATCGAGTACAACAGTGACGTACTGGCCGGCAAAAGCGACGTCGTCGCAGACGCCTTAGACGAAGATGCTGCTGGGTCGGTCACCGACCAACTCGTCGATTCGACGATCACGTGTTGGACCTGCGGTACCAACGTCGAACAGTCGCAGGTCGAAGAGACGACCGACCGCCTCCGATCACTTCGCGACGAACACCGCGAGCGACGCGAGGAACTCCGGAATCGCCTCGAAGAGTTAGACTCGGAACTCCGAGAAGTAAACGAACAGGAGCGCCGCCAAGAGGAATTAACGAACCGACTTTCGAGGTTAGAAGACGAGATTGAAGAGCGGACGGCGACGGTCGAGGAACTACAAGACGAACGCGACGAGTTACAAGAACAGGTCGAATCGTTGGAGTCAGAGGCCGACGAACTTCGAGACCAGACGCAGACGGAACTGATCGAACGTCACAAACAGCGAAACGAATACGAGTTCAAACTGGACCAAAAACGCGACGAACTAGAGGACATCACGGCCGAGTTAGCGGAAAAACAGGATGAACTCGAACGTCGTGAAGAACTGAAACAGCGCAGAGAGCAAGTCAAAGAGCAATTAGCGGAGACCCGATCTCGCATCGAATCGATCGAGACGAACGCGATCGAGGCGTTCAACGAGGAGATGGAGACGGTCTTAAACTTGCTCGATTACGAGAACATCGATCGAGTGTGGATCGAACGTAAAAACATCGGCTCCGGGAAGTCCAACCGAAACTCCCAGTCGGCGTTCGAGCTACACATCGTCCGGACGAACGAATCGGGTGCAGTGTACGAGGATACGATAGATAACCTGAGCGAGAGTGAAAGGGAGGTAATCGGCCTCGTCTTCGCGCTCGCGGGGTATCTCGTCCACGAAGTCCACGACACCGTTCCGTTCATGCTTCTCGATTCAGTCGAAGCAATCGACTCCGAACGTATCTCGGAACTGGTGGAATACTTCTCGCAGTTCCCGGACTATCTGGTCGTCGCCTTACTCCCCGAAGACGCAGAAGCACTCGACGAACAGCACCAATACGTCGAGTGGTAA
- the rdfA gene encoding rod-determining factor RdfA gives MGKSSTSPSRRGGKGPKIERVAERYSITGLGDELVERWRGDQGEQESLRTLADDVNVRIIEAALRQAGEHPVDGEAENFYRLLTSDDVTAGNQTDARNTLASKNIDTERLEADFISYQSVYNYLKRHRNVEREDDGSSTNGDGFRTVKKISNRLRSVTEDAVDRVAANEDVTVGSPEVSVDVRIVCTDCDVRLTPDEFVEGGCRCE, from the coding sequence ATGGGTAAATCTTCTACGTCCCCGTCTCGGCGGGGAGGGAAAGGTCCCAAGATCGAGCGAGTCGCCGAGCGGTACAGTATTACCGGACTCGGTGACGAGCTCGTCGAACGGTGGCGGGGGGATCAGGGGGAACAGGAGAGTCTTCGCACGCTCGCAGATGACGTTAACGTGCGAATTATCGAGGCCGCACTACGTCAAGCCGGCGAACACCCGGTCGATGGAGAGGCAGAAAACTTCTATCGGTTACTGACCAGCGACGACGTAACCGCGGGGAACCAGACCGATGCGCGCAACACACTCGCCTCGAAAAACATCGACACCGAGCGTCTCGAGGCGGATTTTATTTCGTACCAATCGGTGTATAACTATCTAAAGCGCCATCGGAACGTCGAACGAGAAGACGACGGTTCATCGACGAACGGAGACGGGTTCAGGACGGTAAAGAAGATCTCAAATCGTCTTCGGTCAGTGACTGAGGACGCCGTAGACCGGGTCGCAGCCAACGAGGATGTGACGGTGGGGTCGCCGGAGGTCTCGGTGGACGTGCGAATCGTCTGTACAGATTGCGATGTCCGACTTACACCCGACGAGTTCGTCGAAGGGGGATGTCGGTGCGAATGA
- a CDS encoding DUF7504 family protein codes for MTSSRDSDSGSSPGECTGVNLLLYDEFDPAHEEQLLMTALGLEHDRDDGIVVVDTHGNWERTSKYQELAKAEPICLITTDDEQMPASHPFHSVHVAADLTDIGIGMVGAFETLDGATVRVVFESVSDLIETTDEEAVFSFLQLITERVRVGGHFGLFTCDPSRHAPSTVATIESLFDDVVTQARVKSQERKQLNKLLKEANSGSEQR; via the coding sequence ATGACATCGTCACGCGATTCAGACAGTGGTTCCAGTCCCGGCGAGTGTACGGGCGTAAATCTCCTGCTGTACGACGAGTTCGATCCTGCCCACGAAGAGCAACTGCTGATGACAGCACTCGGGTTAGAACACGACCGTGATGATGGCATCGTCGTCGTCGATACCCACGGGAACTGGGAGCGTACGTCGAAGTACCAGGAACTGGCGAAGGCCGAGCCGATCTGTCTGATTACGACCGACGACGAGCAGATGCCTGCATCACACCCATTCCATAGCGTCCACGTCGCGGCCGACCTCACCGATATCGGTATCGGAATGGTCGGCGCGTTCGAGACACTCGACGGCGCAACCGTTCGCGTCGTGTTCGAATCGGTCTCCGACCTGATCGAAACGACTGACGAAGAAGCCGTATTCAGCTTTCTACAACTGATAACTGAGCGCGTTCGCGTGGGCGGCCACTTCGGCCTGTTCACGTGCGACCCATCTCGTCACGCACCGAGTACTGTTGCGACTATCGAATCACTGTTCGACGATGTCGTGACCCAAGCACGTGTCAAGTCGCAAGAACGCAAGCAGTTGAACAAGCTACTGAAAGAGGCAAACAGCGGTAGCGAGCAACGCTAA
- a CDS encoding HalX domain-containing protein translates to MGFDAYLTKPIKRQELRDLVQQLLSRSEFAAEIRSLYALQNKAAVLRESKSEAELKQSLAYSQLQAAIEERKSSLDAERERLADDHEFISQIRDIEESISETEQ, encoded by the coding sequence ATGGGATTCGACGCATACCTAACGAAGCCGATCAAACGACAGGAACTCAGAGACCTCGTGCAGCAATTGCTCTCCCGCAGCGAATTTGCGGCCGAGATACGGAGCCTCTACGCGCTACAGAACAAAGCAGCGGTTCTCCGGGAATCGAAGTCGGAGGCGGAACTGAAACAGAGTCTCGCTTACAGTCAGTTGCAGGCGGCTATCGAAGAGCGAAAGTCGTCGCTCGACGCGGAAAGAGAACGGCTTGCAGACGATCACGAGTTTATCTCACAGATCCGGGACATCGAAGAATCTATCTCGGAGACGGAGCAATGA
- a CDS encoding response regulator transcription factor → MSDNRHRVLIVEDDLQVAKTYEHWLSADYRVELAMGGREALDAVHDAIDVILLDRRMPGVSGDEVLERIHERDIDCYVAIVSAVDPGGRYSRWDSTHT, encoded by the coding sequence ATGAGTGATAACCGGCATCGAGTGCTGATCGTCGAGGACGACTTACAAGTCGCCAAGACGTACGAACACTGGCTTTCTGCTGACTACCGAGTAGAGTTAGCGATGGGTGGGCGAGAAGCGCTCGATGCTGTTCACGACGCGATTGACGTGATTCTCCTCGATCGTCGGATGCCAGGAGTGTCAGGTGACGAAGTCCTCGAACGAATTCACGAGCGCGATATCGACTGTTACGTTGCAATCGTTTCGGCGGTGGACCCCGGTGGGAGATACTCAAGATGGGATTCGACGCATACCTAA
- a CDS encoding DUF6544 family protein yields the protein MGSKTVRRWLPVTALTVAAAASLRRVRYDQTTKKRIEDLLSAAKPTSKLTYQREDVEHLPEPVRRYFEAVLEDGQPRVRAARLSQRGEFRFGGRSGSWKPLRATQYYTVDPPGFVWDADIEVLPFVSVRVVDAYERGRGSLRAMLLSAFSVANAPPGEAMNEGELLRYLAEAVWFPTALLPGEHVEWEPIDEYAARATIEDRGNTASLVFHFDDDGLVRRVSAAARYRQEDDSLERWTGYFSEYEWHDGIRIPTEASVEWTLPSGDMPYWRASIESVGYRQR from the coding sequence ATGGGCTCGAAAACCGTTCGCCGGTGGCTTCCAGTCACCGCTCTCACTGTCGCTGCCGCCGCCTCACTTCGGCGCGTTCGGTACGACCAGACGACGAAAAAGCGTATCGAGGACCTCCTTTCGGCCGCCAAGCCGACCTCGAAGCTGACCTATCAGCGGGAAGATGTCGAACACCTTCCTGAGCCTGTGAGACGATACTTCGAGGCCGTTCTCGAAGATGGACAGCCTCGTGTTCGCGCCGCCCGTCTGTCACAACGCGGGGAGTTCAGGTTCGGTGGCCGGTCAGGTTCGTGGAAGCCACTGCGGGCTACCCAGTACTACACAGTTGACCCACCGGGATTTGTTTGGGACGCTGATATCGAGGTACTCCCGTTCGTTTCGGTTCGTGTCGTTGACGCCTACGAACGCGGCCGCGGATCGCTTCGGGCGATGCTTCTTTCGGCGTTCTCTGTCGCTAACGCACCCCCCGGTGAAGCGATGAACGAAGGAGAGTTACTTCGGTATCTGGCAGAAGCTGTTTGGTTCCCGACGGCACTGCTTCCCGGTGAGCACGTCGAGTGGGAGCCAATCGATGAGTACGCCGCCAGAGCGACGATTGAGGACCGGGGCAACACTGCCTCGCTCGTCTTTCACTTCGATGATGACGGTCTCGTCAGGCGTGTGTCTGCAGCGGCGCGCTATCGGCAGGAGGACGATAGTCTCGAACGGTGGACGGGGTACTTTTCGGAGTACGAGTGGCACGACGGAATACGGATTCCGACTGAGGCATCCGTCGAGTGGACGCTTCCCAGCGGCGACATGCCGTATTGGCGTGCGAGTATTGAGTCGGTTGGGTATCGACAACGCTGA
- a CDS encoding ATP-binding protein, with protein MTENALRRELQRTERFLELVLETGRMNGSFVDTELRHTWVAKPTLGVSKEEIIGKTDAELFTDAVSGPVMEAKREAIETESHVEREFTSIHSSRQNRYRIAAEPIYDTDDKLEGAMCAAIDLSGQYQFLERTTDSVFTVDSDWNVTFWNERIAERTDIEPGEIVGENIWDVYEERIPTELKAQFRRVMETGEPAETEQYLPEPFGYWVEIRMFADDDGLSVYSREITERKEYEQQLESQRDTLDILNQVLRHDIRNDLQMVSGYADLIAEQLDEEDKAYVETIQKRAEHAVELTRTAREISEVLFADVSETGTEELQESLLSEVEDIRAANSDAVVTVDEPVPDVTVSADDMLPSVFRNLLKNAVLHNDKQVPEITVTIDERDDEIIVRVADNGPGIPDNQKEKIFGKGEKGLDSEGTGIGLYLVQTLVEGYGGSIEVEDNEPEGAVFSVTLPKAA; from the coding sequence ATGACAGAGAATGCGTTACGCCGGGAACTCCAGAGGACAGAGCGCTTCTTGGAGTTAGTACTCGAAACTGGTCGGATGAACGGGTCGTTCGTTGACACCGAACTGCGACACACGTGGGTCGCCAAACCGACACTCGGGGTGTCTAAAGAAGAAATAATCGGGAAAACGGATGCAGAACTGTTCACGGACGCTGTTTCTGGACCGGTAATGGAGGCCAAGCGGGAAGCAATAGAGACAGAATCACACGTCGAACGGGAGTTCACATCAATCCACTCATCGAGACAGAACCGCTACAGAATAGCCGCAGAGCCGATCTACGACACTGACGACAAGCTCGAAGGGGCGATGTGCGCCGCAATCGACCTCTCGGGGCAGTACCAGTTTCTGGAACGGACGACCGATTCCGTCTTCACGGTCGATTCCGACTGGAACGTGACGTTCTGGAACGAACGAATTGCAGAGCGGACCGACATCGAACCCGGTGAAATCGTCGGAGAGAACATCTGGGATGTCTACGAGGAGCGCATCCCGACGGAACTCAAAGCACAATTCCGTCGCGTGATGGAAACCGGAGAGCCGGCGGAAACAGAACAGTATCTTCCAGAGCCGTTCGGCTATTGGGTCGAAATCCGTATGTTCGCCGACGACGACGGACTGTCCGTTTACTCGCGGGAGATTACGGAGCGAAAAGAGTACGAGCAACAGCTTGAATCACAGCGCGATACACTCGATATTCTCAATCAAGTTCTTCGTCACGACATCCGCAACGACCTCCAGATGGTTTCCGGCTACGCCGATTTAATCGCCGAACAACTCGACGAGGAAGACAAAGCGTACGTCGAGACGATTCAGAAGCGTGCCGAACACGCTGTCGAACTCACCCGAACGGCCCGAGAGATTTCGGAAGTCCTGTTCGCAGACGTGAGCGAGACCGGTACAGAGGAGCTTCAAGAGAGTCTACTGAGTGAGGTCGAAGATATCCGTGCGGCGAATTCGGACGCGGTTGTCACGGTCGATGAACCGGTTCCGGACGTAACGGTGTCGGCCGACGATATGCTTCCGTCGGTTTTCCGCAACCTGCTAAAGAACGCTGTCCTGCACAACGACAAGCAAGTGCCGGAGATTACTGTTACTATCGACGAACGCGACGACGAGATCATCGTCCGAGTCGCGGACAACGGACCGGGGATTCCCGACAACCAAAAGGAGAAAATCTTCGGAAAGGGCGAGAAAGGACTCGACAGCGAGGGAACCGGTATCGGTCTCTACCTCGTCCAAACGCTCGTCGAAGGCTACGGTGGGAGTATCGAAGTCGAAGACAACGAGCCGGAAGGAGCCGTCTTTTCGGTTACACTCCCGAAAGCCGCGTAG
- a CDS encoding cytochrome P450, translated as MSTEGGYPPGDGGLPVVGNTVELSRDILEFYEGLRNEYGRIASYRVFGTDACMVADPEAIRQILLEDHDAYEKGDVLTRSLGDAMGDGLFLSAGEQWHRQRTRMQPAFYRERLDTYVPAMRDTASQSLDDWHDEAVIEVNDAMTAMTIDVLGRTLFGVDVADEPVVTDASDAILARFDTNRFWSFLPDSVPTPTNRRYRREIERLREFVDGLADQRRRRPREERGDDLLSILVGFVESGDLTMSEFRDNLITFLFAGHETTALGLTYTVLCLARNPDEQERIRAEVDSVCDGSVTAADLPELEQTGRAIDEALRLYPPVYLFFRETARDVKLAGYRIPNGTTLVLSPWVVHRDSAWWDDPQTYRPDRFAGESDRPEYAYFPFGGGPRHCIGMRFARMEMKTVIASILRRYEFELVSDPDPELIASSNLKPAEDIEIRVSERASTTSN; from the coding sequence ATGAGCACCGAAGGAGGCTACCCGCCCGGGGATGGCGGACTCCCAGTCGTCGGCAACACGGTCGAGTTGAGCCGCGATATCCTCGAGTTCTACGAGGGTCTGCGGAACGAGTACGGTCGTATCGCCAGCTACCGCGTATTCGGTACCGACGCGTGCATGGTTGCAGACCCCGAAGCGATTCGGCAAATCCTCCTCGAAGACCACGATGCCTACGAGAAAGGAGACGTGCTAACTCGAAGTCTGGGCGATGCGATGGGCGACGGGTTGTTTCTCTCAGCGGGTGAGCAGTGGCACCGCCAGCGAACGCGGATGCAACCGGCGTTCTATCGGGAACGGTTAGACACCTACGTACCCGCGATGCGCGATACCGCGTCACAGTCGCTCGACGACTGGCACGACGAAGCCGTCATTGAAGTGAACGACGCGATGACGGCGATGACTATCGACGTACTCGGACGGACGCTGTTCGGCGTGGACGTGGCTGACGAACCGGTCGTTACGGACGCGTCCGATGCCATCCTCGCTCGATTCGATACCAACCGGTTCTGGTCGTTCCTCCCGGACAGCGTTCCGACGCCGACGAATCGACGCTACAGGCGGGAGATCGAGCGGCTACGGGAGTTCGTAGACGGGTTGGCAGACCAGCGTCGTCGTCGGCCGCGAGAAGAACGCGGCGACGACTTACTGTCGATTCTCGTCGGGTTCGTCGAGTCGGGCGACCTGACGATGTCGGAGTTCCGCGACAATCTGATTACGTTCCTGTTCGCCGGCCACGAGACGACAGCGCTCGGGCTTACCTACACGGTCCTCTGTCTTGCTCGGAACCCTGACGAACAGGAACGAATTCGCGCTGAAGTCGATTCTGTCTGTGACGGGTCCGTGACTGCCGCAGACCTGCCGGAACTCGAACAGACCGGACGCGCTATCGACGAAGCACTGCGACTCTACCCACCCGTGTACCTGTTCTTCAGAGAGACGGCGAGAGACGTCAAATTGGCGGGATATCGAATTCCGAACGGAACGACGCTGGTGTTGTCACCGTGGGTGGTCCACCGCGATTCGGCGTGGTGGGACGATCCGCAGACCTACCGACCGGATCGCTTCGCCGGGGAGTCAGACCGTCCGGAGTACGCCTACTTCCCGTTCGGCGGTGGCCCGCGTCACTGCATCGGGATGCGATTCGCTCGCATGGAGATGAAAACGGTTATCGCGTCGATACTCCGCCGGTACGAGTTCGAGTTAGTCTCGGACCCCGACCCGGAACTAATCGCTAGCTCGAACCTCAAACCCGCAGAGGACATCGAGATTCGAGTGTCCGAGCGGGCGTCCACCACCAGCAACTGA
- a CDS encoding helix-turn-helix domain-containing protein, whose amino-acid sequence MRYLQLRLHLPSEVRHPMHQFLSEQELIRRAYLRHWNFSDPSAVTTLFHVVGDVAEGSDEYIDALDAVDTIVEYDITPVDDRSFYVYVTEATNGIARELRTLLTDTDLLVVPPIVYGPDGEMQLEIAGHDSELQAVVAGLPSHVSVSVDRLGEYDAHRESSVAVLTERQREVVSVAREIGYYDVPRNAGVRDVADRLDCSKSTTANHLRKAEARLVALYGDGNTT is encoded by the coding sequence ATGCGGTATCTCCAACTTCGACTTCACCTCCCGTCGGAGGTCCGTCATCCGATGCACCAGTTTCTCAGCGAGCAAGAGTTAATTCGTCGCGCCTACCTCAGACATTGGAACTTCTCGGACCCATCTGCAGTTACGACGCTGTTCCACGTCGTCGGCGATGTCGCCGAAGGGAGCGATGAGTACATCGATGCGCTCGATGCAGTCGATACTATCGTCGAATACGACATTACGCCGGTTGACGACCGCAGTTTCTACGTCTACGTCACCGAGGCAACGAACGGCATCGCACGAGAACTTCGAACGCTGCTCACAGACACTGATCTCCTCGTAGTCCCGCCAATCGTGTACGGGCCAGATGGGGAGATGCAACTCGAAATCGCCGGTCACGATTCTGAACTCCAAGCGGTTGTCGCTGGCTTGCCAAGCCACGTGTCCGTCTCGGTGGACCGACTCGGCGAGTACGACGCCCACCGGGAGTCATCCGTTGCAGTCCTGACCGAACGACAGCGAGAAGTGGTCTCTGTCGCCCGCGAAATCGGTTACTACGATGTGCCTCGCAACGCGGGTGTGCGCGATGTTGCAGACCGGTTAGACTGCTCGAAAAGTACCACGGCGAATCACTTGCGGAAGGCGGAGGCACGACTGGTGGCGCTGTACGGTGACGGTAACACGACTTGA